The sequence CATCCACCACCAAGATCGTCCCCCGGGAGAGTGATTCTGCTGATTCCATCTCTCCCTCCCCAGCTAAGTTTGAACCTAAAATCCACCCCGACGGTTGTCATCCCGAGGGCGAGCCTTATTCACCCGCAACTGCCGCCCCATCCATTCCGCCCCATCCAGAGCGGTAATCGCCTTGTCCTCCGCCTCATCCTCCGCCATTTCCACAAAGGCAAAGCCCCGCATTCGTCC comes from Synechococcus sp. C9 and encodes:
- a CDS encoding RNA-binding protein, with the translated sequence MTIYVGNLSFKATEQDLKEVFSEYGSVKRITLPMDRETGRMRGFAFVEMAEDEAEDKAITALDGAEWMGRQLRVNKARPRDDNRRGGF